AGCGACGACAGGTCGCCGAGGCGGACACCCTCGACGCCGCGCTCCAGCTCGCCCGCGCCCTGGCCTCCGTGGGCGCCGTGCGCTCCGGCCGCCAGCGCGTCAAGGTCGTCCGCCTCGACGCGCCCCGCTGGCCGAGCTGAGCCCGGCCCGCGGGGCAGGCGCTCAGGCGGGCTCGGCGGCGGTGTCCGCGATCGCCGCCAGGCGCTCCTTGACCTGGATGATGCTGGGGTTGGTGAGGGCGGAGCCGTCGGCGAAGCGGACCGTCGGGACGGTCTGGTTGCCGCCGTTCACGCTCATCACGAAGTCGGCCGCGTTCGGGTCCTGCTCGATGTCGATCACGGTGTAGTCGATGCCCTCCCGGTCGAGCTGAGAGCGCAGCCGGTGGCAGTAACCACACCACGTGGTCGAGTACATGGTCAGCATGGACGATCCTCGGGTCGGGGGAGCGGGGGCTCCGGGGGACTCTACGCAACTCAACATCCACAACACCTGGGATGATTCCTTGTTGTGACCCGATTCGCCGACGCCGACACGGCCGCGCAGGTGCTCGCCGGCCTGGACGAGGAGCAGCGGGCGGCGGTCGTCGCGCCCGCCGGCCCGGTCTGCATCCTGGCCGGCGCGGGCACCGGCAAGACCCGGGCGATCACCAGCCGGATCGCGCACCGCGTGGTCACCGGGCAGGTCCAGCCGAAGCACGTGCTCGCGGTCACGTTCACCGCGCGGGCCGCGGCGCAGCTGCGGGAGCGGCTGATCGGGCTGGGCGCGCACGGCGTACAGGCCCGCACCTTCCACGCCGCCGCCCTGCGCCAGCTGCGCTACTTCGCGCCGCGGCTGCTGCGCGGCCGGGACATGCCGCCGCTGGAGGAGAGCAAGGCGAAGCTGGTCACCCTGGCCACGGCGCGCGCCGGGGTGCGGGTCGACCGCACCGGCACCCGCGACCTCGCCGCCGAGATCGAGTGGGCCAAGGCCTGCCTGGTCGAGCCGAACGAGTACGTCGTCGCGGCGGCCAAGGCGGGCCGGGAGACCCCGCTCGACGCGGCCCAGGTCGCCGCCGTCTACACCGCCTACGAGCAGGTCAAGCGGCAGCAAAGCGTGATCGATTTCGAGGACCTGCTGCGCGCCATGTGCTGGGGCATCGAGGAGCATCCCGACGTCGCCGAGCAGGTCCGCGCGCAGTACCGGCACTTCGTCGTCGACGAGTACCAGGACGTGAACCCGCTGCAGCAGCGGCTGCTGGAGGCATGGCTGGGCGGCCGGCGCGACCTCACCGTGGTCGGCGACGCGGCGCAAACCATCTACTCGTTCACCGGGGCGACCTCGGCCTACCTGGTGGACTTCCCGCGGACCCACCGCGACGCCACCGTGGTCCGGCTGGTCCGCGACTACCGGTCCACGCCGCAGGTGGTGGGCCTGGCCAACGCCGTCATCCGGCAGGCGAAGGGCAGCGAGGCCCGGCTGCGGCTGGACCTGGTCGGCCAGCGCCCGGCCGGGCCGGAGCCGGACGCCCGGGTCTTCGCCGACGAGCACACCGAGGCGACCGCGGTGGCCCGCCGCTGCGCCGAGCTGATCGCCGCGGGCACTCCCGCGGCCGGGATCGCCGTGCTGTTCCGGGCCAACGCCCAGTCGGAGACGTACGAGGAGGCGCTGGCCGAGGCCGGGGTGCCGTACGTGCTGCGCGGCGGCGAGCGCTTCTTCGAGCGGGCCGAGATCCGCCGGGCGATGGTGACCCTGCGCGGCGCGTCGCGCACCGACGACGGCCTGGACGACCTGCCCGGCACGGTCAGCGCCGTGCTGACAGGGCTGGGCTGGCAGCCCGAACGCCAGCCGGCCGGCGGTGCGGCGCGCGAGCAGTGGGAGGCGCTGGCCGCGCTGGTGCGGCTGGCCGCCGAGTTCCGCCCGGAGCCGGGCGGCGAGGACGGGCTGGCCGGGTTCAACGCCGAGCTGGCCCGGCGCGCTCAGGCGCAGCACGCCCCGGCCGTGGACGGGGTCACCCTGGCCAGCCTGCACTCGGCCAAGGGCCTGGAGTGGGACGCGGTGTTCCTGGTCGGGCTCGCCGAGGGCACCCTGCCCACGGCGTACGCCCGCAGCCCCGAGGCGCTGGAGGAGGAGCGGCGCCTGCTGTACGTCGGGGTCACCCGCGCCCGGCGCCTGCTCTGGCTGAGCTACGGCGAGGCCCGCTCGCCGGGCGGGCGGCCCCGGCGCCCGTGCCGCTTCCTCCAGGGCGTGCTGTCCGGTTTCGGTGGGCACAGCACCGCGCCGCGCGCCGAGCGGGCGGAGCGGCCGGCCCAGCGCCTGCCCCGCAAGACGGTGATCGTGAGCTGCCGGGTGTGCGGGGCGACCCTGTTCGGCGGGGCGGAACGCAAGCTCGGCCGGTGCGCCGGGTGTCCGTCCTCGCTGGACGAGGAGCTGCTGGAACGGCTGACCGACTGGCGGGCGCGGGCCGCGAAGGCGGAGAGCGTGCCGGCGTACGTCGTCTTCACCGATGCGACGCTGACCGCGCTGGCCGAACGTCAGCCTTCCGACAACGCGGGCCTGGTCCAGATCGCGGGCATCGGCCCGCGCAAACTGGAGAAGTACGGCCAGGCTGTGCTGGCCCTGCTCAACGGCGCGGCGCCCGATGATCTGCTGCCCGCGGAACCCGGCTCAGAAGATCTTCAAAAAGATTTGGCAACAGAGCCGTAAAACCGTTTGCGCGCTCCCGCCCGGGAGGAATAACCTTCGGTCACACCTTCAAGAGCGCGCATCAGTGCTGCTCCTGAGCGGTGATTCACGTTCTGTTCGATTCTAGGGTGCGTTGGAGAGGAGGCGAGTCCCATGGAGATCACGTTCATGACCCCGAACGCTGTGTCGCCGTCGCTCGCCGCTGCCTGCGCGCCGTCGGTCACCGTCTCGCCGAGGAACCGTGCCGTCATCGGTGGCCACGCCACCCGTGGCTTCGCGGCCCCGGCCGTCGCCGGCCTGCTGCCGGTGGCCCAGCTGCCCGCCCTGCGACAGCTGGCCTGGACCCCGATCGAGATCAAGGCGGCCGCCCCGGCGGGCGCCATGACCCTGAAGAGCACCACCCCCAGCACCACCAGCACCACCCTGGCCTACCGGGTCCAGGAGTCCACGGGCGTCAAGCTCGATGGATTCGGCGGTGTTCCACCTCGAGGTAAACCAAAGGTCTGACCAGACCACCGGCTCACCTCGAGGCCGCGGAACCCGTACACCGGGATCCGCGGCCTTAGTTATTTCCACCCCCCATGGAAAGCCGATCCACGAGATCGCGATGAAAGGAAGGTGACCGGAAGATGAGTCTGGCGTTGGCCCCAGCCCTCGACTTCAGCGTCGAGCTGGGTGCGGAGCTGCCCTGCCGGAAGTTCGACCCGGACCTCTGGTTCTCCGACGCTCCTGCGGAGCTTGAGCTGGCGAAGTCGCTCTGCGGCGAGTGCCCGCTCAAGGTCGAGTGCCTCTCCGGGGCGCTGGAGCGCGAGGAGCCCTGGGGCGTCTGGGGCGGCGAGATCTTCGAGCGTGGTGCGGTCGTGGCGCGCAAGCGTCCGCGTGGCCGTCCGCGTAAGGACGACCTCGCTCGCGAGGCGGCCCTGGTGGCCGAGACCGAGGCGCGCGTCGCCGCGGTCACCGCTCGCGAGGCGGTCCGGCTCGCTGCCTGAGCAGCAACTCCGCAACACCCAATCCAGCCGCCTGCCGGCTACGCAACTACTCGAGAAACGGAACGAAGAAATGAGAAGCGAGATGAGCGACATCTATATGATCCACGAAGTCATGAGCCGGGCCCGAATGCTTGAGCCTCAGACCATCCCCTCTGAGGCTTCCCGTTCCGCCCGTCAGATCATGGTCCGTGCGCGTAAGCGCGCTCGTGATCTGTCGCAGCGCTAAGCAAGTGATGACCGAAGCTCCCGCCGGGCTGTTCAGCCGGGCGGGAGCTTCGCTCGTATAAGGGCGCTTGATCGCGACTTCGTGTCCAAACCTGCGGCTCAGCCCCACATTCCGACACCAAGCCGCGATCATGGCGCAGCAAGGGCAGGGCTCACTCCGGGTCGGCGAAGCCGGGGAGCCAGCGCTCCAGGATGGCCCGGTACTGCGCCTTGGCCTCCAGCTGGCAGAGCACGCCGATGGAGCCCAGCGTCACCCGGTGGATCATCAGGTACGACGGGGGCAGGTTGAGCTGCCGCCCGAGCTGGTACGCGGGGCTGCGCGGGCTCGCCAGCCGGGCCGCCTCCTCGCGCAGCCAGGCCCGGCTGAACCGGAACTCCTCGTCGGCCAGCGGATCCAGCATCGGGCGCACGTAGTCGAGCACCGCCTGCGCGTCGATGTCGGAGTCCTTGCGCAGGAAACCCTCGCCGCGCAGCCCGGCCAGCACCTCGTCGGCCCGGCCCGCCAGCGCCAGCCGGGTGATCCGGCCGACCGGCTCGGGCAGCCCCTGCGGCAGCCGGGCCACGGCCCCGAAGTCGATCACGGCGAGCCGCCCGTCGGGCAGCAGCCGGTAGTTGCCGGGGTGCGGGTCGGCGTGCAGCAGCCCGGCCCGCTCCGGCGCGGAGAAGTGCAGCGTGGCCATCAGCGCCCCGGCCCGGTCGCGCTGCGCCACGGTGCCCGAGCCGATGATCTTCGAGAGCGGGATGCCCTCCACCCACTCGGTGACGATGACCCGGGGCGCCGCGGCCATCACCCGGGGCACCAGGAAGTCCTCGTCACCGGCGTACGCCTCGGCGAACGCGCGCTGGCTGGCCGCCTCCAGCTGGTAGTCCAGCTCCTCCACGACGCGCTCGCGCAGCTCGGTCACCAGCGGCTTCACGTCCAGGCCGGGCTGGATCACCTTGAACAGGCCCGCCAGCCGGGACAGCTGGGTCAGGTCCGCGATGAGCGCGTCCCCCGCCCCGGGGTACTGCACCTTCACCGCGACCGGGACGCCCGCCCGCTTGCGCGGCAGCTTCCACTCGGCCCGGTGCACCTGGCCGATGCTGGCGGCCGCGGCCGGGGCGTCGTCGAACTCGCGGAACAGGGCCCGCCAGTCCGCGCCCAGCTGCTCGGCCAGCACCTTGTGCACGGTCGCCGCGGGCAGCGGCGGGGCCGCCTCCTGCAGCTTGGTCAGCGCCTCCCGGTACGGCTCGGCCAGCGCGTCCGGCAGCGCCGCCTCGAACACGCTCAGCGCCTGGCCGAGCTTCATCGCGCCGCCCTTGAGCTGGCCGAGCACGCTGAACAGCTGCTCGGCCGTGCGCTCCTGGATCTCCGCCGAGATCACGTCGGAGGCCAGCCCGGTGACCCGCTTGCCGAAGCCGAGCACGGTGCGCCCGGCGAAACCCAGGGGCAGCGAGGCCAGCTTGGCGGTACGGGACACGGCGCGGCGCGGGATGTCGGTCACCGTGCCATTGTGGCCGACTCGCCGCGTTTCGGCCGCTCCTGAGCGGTGAAGACCGTGTGGAGATGTCGAGGTCACCGGCGCCGGGTGCAGTCGCACGCGGGATGCGGCGTCCAGGTGCGCCGCCGCCAGGGGCGTACCCCGTTGATCTCCACGGTGGTGCCGACGGTGGTCGGCTCGGCGCCGTCGAGGTAGGCCAGCACCTCGGCCGCGGCGAAACCGGCCGCGGTGAGCCGGGTCGCCGCGGCGCACGGATCCCGGCCCGGCCCGGCGGCGAGCTGGGCGGCGAGCGCGGGCCAGTCCGGGTCGCGGTCGGTGCGGTGCAGGTCCAGGCAGCGCAGGCAGGGCCCGCCGGAGGCGGGCACCAGCGGCCCGACCACCGCGATCCCGTCGCGTACGGCGAGCGCCAGGTGCGGCACCCGGCGGCGCGTGCCGCGGCTGGACACCGCGTACCCGACCTGCACCCGGAAGGTGGCGTCGGTGGCCCGCAGCGTGCCCGGGGGCCGGTCGGCCGGGGCGGGCGCCTCCGGCCGGCCGGCGGCCACCGCCGCCGACTCGCCCGCGGCGGCCACCACGCCGACCTTGCCCACCCCGGCGTCCGACAGCGTCGTGGCGACCAGCCGGGCGAGCGGTCCGGTGCCCGCCACGATCACCCGCGCCCGGGCACGGCGCTGCAGCACGCGGGCGGGGGTGCCCGCCGTCTCGGCCTGGCGCAGCGCCAGCGCGGCGGCCTCGTCGCCCAGCCGTTCCCGCCGGGACGCGGGCAGCGCGGCGGGCATCAGCGCCTGCGCGGGCACCACCAGACCGCGCTCGGCGAGGGCGGCCAGCACCGCGAACACGTCGTCGGGACGCATGCCCAGGCGGCTCATCTCGGCCAGCAGCGCGCGCTCCGTCCGGGACCCGTCGAGCAGCTCCAGCAGCCGGGCGGCGGAGCGGTGCGGCAGTTCGAGCACGACCGCGTACTCGGGGTCGGTGCCCAGCTGGACGGTGAGCGGGTCGCGCCACATCGGGCGCAGGCCCGGCAGCAGCGCCGGGCGGGTCATCGGCGGGCGGTTCACAGCCGGTCACGGTGCCAGCCGCGACCCCGGCCGATCCCGTTTTCCACAGGCTGTTCCCTGTGATCATCAGGTTTTCCACAGGCCTGACCTGCGTTGTCCACAGATCTTGGGGAAAACTGTCGGGTAGACGACAGGGGCCCGCGGTTACCGCGGGCTCCTGTCTGCCGTTGTTCCTCAGGCCTTGCCGAGAATGCGGTTCACGGTCGTGCCGCAGACGGGGCAGGGCCCCTTGGCCATCCGCATGCCAGTCTTGGAGATCTCCACCTTGCCGGTGAAATCACGCTTTTCCTTGCACTTCACGCAGTAGCCGTTGTACTTCTCTTCGGCCACGATTCCTCCTCATGATCCACGGTGACTCGTCCGGCGCTCGCGCTGTGACGGTGGAAGTCTGCCTGCCCTGATCGATCAGATAAGTCAGGTTACGCGGGACACGCCGGAGTCATCACGCTTGTAGAAAATGAGGCATTTTCTGGAAGTCGCCTGTGCATTGAGCAATGTCCCCTTATGCGGACTGGTCAGGGCCGTACCAGCCGGAAGAATTTTCTTGGCGAATTCGGCAAATCCCAGCAATTCTGGCGATGATCACAAGATTGACCCTTGCGGAACCCTGGCATCGGGCCGCTAGCGTCCATGCCGTGAGCAACACCCCCCTGGTCGCCCCCGGGTGCCCCCTGGCCTGCGCCGGTCACTAGATGGCCGCCGCACGCAAACCCGTGGTTGAGGTCCGGCGCAGCGAGCGCCGGCGGCGGACGGTGTCCGCCTACCGGGAGGGCGAGCGGGTCGTGGTGCTCATCCCCAGCCAGTTCTCCCGCGCGGAGGAGAGCGAGTGGGTCGGCAAGATGCTCGCCCGGCTCGCCGCCCGCGACCTGCGCAGCCAGCGCAGCGACGCCGACCTGGCGGTGCGGGCCCGGCAGCTGGCCGGCCGCTACCTGACCGAGTTCGGCGCGATCGCGGTGCCCGCCAGCGTGCGCTGGGTGTCCAATCAGCACGGCCGCTGGGGCTCCTGCACGCCCGCCGACCGCACCATCCGGCTGTCCGAGCGGGTCCGCGACATGCCGTCCTGGGTCAGCGACTACGTGCTGCTACACGAACTGGTGCACCTGATCGTGCCCAGCCACAACGCCCGGTTCTGGGAGCTGGTCGGCCGCTACCCCCGCACCGAGCGCGCCCGCGGCTACCTCGAAGGCATCGCCGCCGCCGACGCCCGCGCGGAGTAAACGGCGGCCTGCCACCTCGGGTGAGAGGTGACAGGCCGATGTCGGCGACGGTCAGGGCTGCTTGGGGCCGTCCTGCGGGGTGGGGCCCTCCTCGGTGGGCGGGAGGTCGAGGTCGTCCAGGGCGCTGAGGTCGAAGACGGCGCTGTCGGCGCCGCCGGCGTAGCCGACGGGATCGGCGAACGCCTCCTCGTCGGGCAGCAGGTCGGGGTGGGCCCAGAGGGCGTCCCGGCCGTCCACGCCCCGGTGCTCGGTGAGCGCGGCCCACAGCGCGGCGGCCTCGCGCAGCCGCCGGGGCCGCAGCTCCAGGCCGACCAGCGCGGCGAACGTCTGCTCGGCCGGCCCGCCCGCGGCGCGGCGGCGGCGGAACGTCTCGGACAGGCGCACCACGTTGGGCAGGCGACCCTCGGCGGCGCCCTCGACGACGTTGGTCACCCAGCCCTCGACCAGGGCGAGCGCCGTCTCCAGGCGGCGCAGGGCGGCCTGCTGCTGCGGGCTGTCGTCGGGGGTGAAGATGCCTTCGAGCTGGAGCTCGCTCATCGACTCGGGGTCGGCGGGGTTGACCCGGGACAGCGCCTCCTCGATGGCCTCCCGGTCGACCCGGATGCCGTTGGCGTACGTCTCGACGGCGGTGAGCACGTGCCCGCGCAGCCACGGCACGTGGCCGAAGAGGCGCTGGTGGGCGGTCTCCCGCAGGGAGACGAACAGGCGCAGCTCGCCGGGGTCGAGTTCGAGGCCGGCGCCGTACGCCTTGATGTTGGCGGGCACCAGCGCCGCGGTGCCCCGGGGGCCGAGCGGCAGGCCGATGTCGCCGGCCGACAGCACCTCGACGGCGAGCTTTGCCAGCGCGGCGCCGAACTGGCCGCCGAACAGGGCGCCGCCCAGGCTGCTGATCATCGAGGCCATCGGGCCGAGCTGGGCGCGGGCCTCCGGCGGGACCAGATCGCCCATGGCGGCGACCATGCGCTCGGCGACGGGGTCGGCGAGCTTGCGCCACACGTCCAGCGTGTTGAAGATCCACTCGTTGCGGTTCCAGGCGGCGGTGGTGACCAGGCCGCTGGGCAGCGCGGTGGCGGGGTTGAGCCACAGGTCGGCCAGCCGCAGCGCCTCGTCCACCTCGGCGCGGTCGGCGGCGGACACGGCGGGATCGCCCTCGCTGTTGAGCGAGGTGGTGGCGACCTGGCGGGCCAGGTCCCAGTTGACGGGGCCGCCGCCGGACTGGGACATGGCCATGAGCTGCTGCAACCCGGCGAGGAACTGCTGCATCTGCTGCGGGTCGTTGGGATCTGGCGGTTGGCCGCCCGGAAGGGCGAACCCGAACGGGGTGTCAGGCACGCTCTCCACCGTACGCGCACTTGAGTCCAACTGACTCATAGCGGGGGCAGGATCGGGGACGAGTCAGGGTCCGGCGGGTCGGGCAGGGGCCCGGCTAGGCTGGCCGCCATGAGACGTCGCGGGTTGACTGTGGTGCTGGGCGCCGCCTTTGCCGTGCTGCTGCTGCTGGGCATCGGCCAGGTGCGGGTGCCGTACGTCGTGGAGAGCGCCGGCCCCACCGTGGACACGCTGACCGCCGTCGACGAGAACGGCGAGCTGTGCGACCCGGCCGCGAAGGACGCGGCGAAGGGCTGCCACGAGGTCATCTCGGTCACCGGCGACGGCGGCCCCGCGGTCTCGAAGTCCGACGGGCAGCTGCGCCTGGTCACGGTCAACGTGCAGTCGTCGACCGATCTGCTGTCGGTGATCCGCGGCTGGTGGTCCGACGAGGAGGCGGTCGTGCCGTACGAGCTGCTCTACCCGCCGGACCAGACCCGCGAGGAGATCGACCAGCAGGGCCAGGAGGCGTTCCAGAACTCGCAGACCAGCGCGGAGACCGCGGCGCTGCGCGAGCTGGGCTACCCGGTGCGGGTGACCGTGAGCAAGGTGGTCGAGGGCGGCCCGTCCGACGGGAAGCTGAAGGTGAACGACGTCATCGACACGGTCGACGGCACCGCGGTCACCTCGAACGGCAAGCTGCTGGAGCTGATCCAGGCCAAGCCGGCCGGCACCGCGCTGAAGCTCGGCGTGACCCGCGACGGCGCGCCGGCCACCGTGGAGGTCACCACGAAGGCCGCCTCGGACACCGACAGCACCCCGCGGGTCGGCATCGAGGTGGACACCAAGCAGCCGCACCCGTTCACGCTGAACATCAAGCTGGACGACATCGCCGGGCCGAGCGCGGGCCTGATGTTCGCGCTGGGCATCATCGACAAGCTGACGCCGGAGGACCTCACCGGCGGCAAGGTCATCGCGGGCACCGGCACCATCGACGACGAGGGCAACGTCGGCCCGATCGGCGGCATCCCGCAGAAGCTGTACGGCGCCAGGGACGCGGGCGCGAAGTGGTTCCTCACCCCGGTCGACAACTGCGCAGAGGCCAAGGCGAACGCGCTGCCGGACCTGCCCCTGGTGAAGGTCGCCACGCTGGACGACGCGCTGGCCGCGCTGAAGACCATCAACGCGGGCGGTACGCCGCCTTCCTGTTAAGAAGCTGAGAACGCCCCGGTGGGAGGCCTTCCTCCCTGCCGCGCTCTTGCACGGCAACGTAGGCTTCCACCGTGGTCAACCGATCAAGTCAACTGCCGCACATGAGCCGGCGCGGTCGCGCGTGGCTCATCGTGCTGACCGGCCTGCTGATCTTCTTCGCCGTCCTGGGCTGGGTGGTGGAGGCCTGGACCGAGTGGCTCTGGTTCGACGAACTGGGCGCGACCCAGGTCTTCTCCGGGCAGCTCGGCACCCGGATAGGGCTGTTCGCGGTGTTCGGCCTGATCATCGGGGCGTTCATCTTCGGCAACCTCTACCTGGCGTACCGGCTGCGCCCGTTCCTGCCGCCCACCGGGGTGGAGCAGCAGGCCCTGGAGCGTTACCGCTATGTGCTGGGGCCGCACCTGATCCGCTGGTTCGCGCTGGCCTCGGGCGCGGTGGCCTTCTTCGCCGGCCTGGCCGCGCAGGGCCACTGGCAGCAGTGGCTGCTGTTCGAGCACGCCAAGCCGTTCGGCCAGAAGGACCCGCAGTTCGGCATCGACGTGGGCTTCTACGTGTTCAAGCTGCCGTTCTGGCAGTACCTGCTCAACACCGGCTTCACGGTGACCGTGCTGGCGCTGATCGGCGCGCTGGGCGTGCACTACCTCTACGGCGGGGTGCGGCTGTCCGGCCCCGGCGACCGGATGACCACCGGCGCCCGTGCCCACCTGACCGGGCTGGTCGCGCTGTTCGTCAGCCTCAAGGCGGTCGCGTACGTGCTGGACCGCCGGGCGCTGCTGCTGGACACCATCGCCGGCACCGACCTGACCGGCGCCGGGTACACCGACATCCAGGCGCTGCTGCCGGCCAAGGAGATGCTCACCTACATCTCGGTGATCGTCGTGATCGCGATCCTGGTCTTCTCGAACGCGGTGATGCGCAACCTGGTGTGGCCGGGCGTGGCGCTGGGCCTGCTGGCCATCTCGGCGGTCGCCATCGGCGGCATCTACCCGTGGGGCGTGCAGACGTTCCAGGTCGACCCGAGCCGCAACGTGAAGGAAGCGCAGTACATCGACCGCACCATCGCGGCGACCCGCGCGGCGTACGGCCTGGACACGGCCAAGAACACGCCCTACGCGTCGGACACGGTGGTGCCGCCGGCCGCGCTCGCGCAGGACAAGACGATCGTGCCGAACATCCGCCTGCTCGACCCGTCCGTGGTCGCCGACAGCTACACGCAGCTGTCGCAGGTGCGCAGCTTCTACCAGTTCGGCGACAAGCTGGACATCGACCGGTACACCATCGACGGCAAGACCGCCGACTACGTGGTGGGCCTGCGCGAGATCGAGTACGGCAAGCTGACCTCGGCGCAGAGCAACTGGATCAACAAGCACACGGTCTACACGCACGGCTACGGCCTGGTCGCGGCGCCCGCCAACACCACCGTCTGCGCCGGGCAGCCGTACTTCGTCTCCGGCTTCTTCACCGGCCAGGCGCAGGGCAGCGAGCAGGGCTGCTCGTCGGCGACCGACAAGCTGCCGGTCGAGCAGCCGCGCATCTACTACGGCGAGCGGATGGGCGAGGAGTACGCCATCGTCGGCAAGCCGGACGGCGGGCAGAGCGCCGAGTACGACCGGCCCACCGGTGAGGCGAGCGACGCTCGCTACACCTACACCGGCCAGGGCGGCGTGGAGATCGGCTCGACCTGGCGCCGGCTGCTCTATGCGATCAAGTACGCGGAGTCGAACTTCCTGCTCGCCGACGCGGTCAACGACAACTCGAAGATCCTCTACGAGCGTGACCCGCGCACCCGCGTGCAGAAGGTGGCCCCGTTCCTGACGCTGGACGGCGACCCCTACCCGGCCGCCGTGAACGGGCGCATCGTGTGGATCGTCGACGGTTACACCACCAGCGCGAACTTCCCGTACGCGCAGCGGGTGGACCTGCAGGACGCGACCAGCGACTCGCTGACCGGCGACGGCACCTTCCGGCTCGCCCGGCAGGAGATCAACTACATCCGCAACTCGGTCAAGGCGACGGTCGACGCGTACGACGGCACGGTCACCCTCTACCAGTTCGACGAGACCGACCCGATCCTGCGGGCGTGGAACGACGCCTTCGGCGGCGACCTGGTCAAGCCGAAGGCGGAGATCCCGGCGGAGCTGGCCAGCCACTTCCGCTACCCCGCGGACATGTTCAAGGTGCAGCGCGACCTGCTCACCCGGTTCCACGTCAACAACGCCAACGACTTCTTCAACGCGCCGGACTTCTGGGCCGTGCCGAACGACCCCGCGGGTCGCGCGGACGCCAAGCAGCCGCCGTACTACCTGCTCACCCAGCTGCCCGGGCAGACCGAGCCGCGCTTCCAGCTGACCGCCGCGGTGACCCCGCGGGAGAAGCAGAACCTGGCCGCGCTGATCTCCGGGTCGTACGTCGACGGCAAACCGCACCTGGAGGTGCTGGAGCTGAACAAGGACGGCCGGATCCCCGGACCCGGCCAGGCACAGCAGCTCATGGAGAACTTCGACGCGGCACGCACCCAGCTCAACATCTGGGGCACCAACGTGGTCAAGGGCAACCTGCTGTCCCTGCCGTACGGCGGCGGCATGCTCTACGTCGAGCCGATCTACCTGAAGTCCAGCAACGAGAACCCGTACCCGCTGATGAAGAAGGTGCTGGTCAGCTACGGCGACAAGATCGCCTTCGAGGACACGTTGCAGCAGGGCATCCAGAAGCTGGTCGCGGGCACCACGGGCACGCCGCCGGTGGCCACGCCGGAGCAGCCGCCGCCGCCGACCACCGGGTCGCCCACCCTGGCCGCCGCCGCGGCCAAGGTGAAACAGGCCATCGCCGACCTGCGCGCGGCCCAGCAGTCGGGCAACTTCGAGGCGTACGGCAAGGCGCTGGCGGCGCTGGAGGCGGCGATCAAGGAGTTCGAGGCGGCCGGCGGCAACCAGCCGCAGACCCCGGCGAGCCCGGCACCGCCCACGCCGACGCCGACACCGGCCACGACGGGCTGATCGAGCACGGGGTGAGCGCTGAGACGGCGCTCACCCCGTGTCGATTTGCGGCAGGTGCGATCAACGCGCTAGTGTTTAGGAACCGACGCGGGGTGGAGCAGCTCGGTAGCTCGCTGGGCTCATAACCCAGAGGTCGCAGGTTCAAATCCTGTCCCCGCTACGAACAGAAGACCCGGTTCCCCTGGAGCCGGGTCTTCTTCTTTCTCCAGCTGGGGGTGACCGCTGTGACGAGGGAGGACCTGATCCGGCTGCGCCGGGCGCGCGACCGGATGGACCGCGACTACGCCCAGCCGCTGGACGTGCCCGCGCTGGCCCGCACCGCGCTCATGTCGCCCGGCCACTTCTCGCGCAGCTTCCGGGCCGCCTTCGGCGAGACGCCGTACAGCTACCTGATGACCCGCCGGATCGAGCGGGCCAAGGCGCTGCTGCGCCGCGGCGACCT
The Catellatospora sp. IY07-71 DNA segment above includes these coding regions:
- a CDS encoding UPF0182 family protein → MSRRGRAWLIVLTGLLIFFAVLGWVVEAWTEWLWFDELGATQVFSGQLGTRIGLFAVFGLIIGAFIFGNLYLAYRLRPFLPPTGVEQQALERYRYVLGPHLIRWFALASGAVAFFAGLAAQGHWQQWLLFEHAKPFGQKDPQFGIDVGFYVFKLPFWQYLLNTGFTVTVLALIGALGVHYLYGGVRLSGPGDRMTTGARAHLTGLVALFVSLKAVAYVLDRRALLLDTIAGTDLTGAGYTDIQALLPAKEMLTYISVIVVIAILVFSNAVMRNLVWPGVALGLLAISAVAIGGIYPWGVQTFQVDPSRNVKEAQYIDRTIAATRAAYGLDTAKNTPYASDTVVPPAALAQDKTIVPNIRLLDPSVVADSYTQLSQVRSFYQFGDKLDIDRYTIDGKTADYVVGLREIEYGKLTSAQSNWINKHTVYTHGYGLVAAPANTTVCAGQPYFVSGFFTGQAQGSEQGCSSATDKLPVEQPRIYYGERMGEEYAIVGKPDGGQSAEYDRPTGEASDARYTYTGQGGVEIGSTWRRLLYAIKYAESNFLLADAVNDNSKILYERDPRTRVQKVAPFLTLDGDPYPAAVNGRIVWIVDGYTTSANFPYAQRVDLQDATSDSLTGDGTFRLARQEINYIRNSVKATVDAYDGTVTLYQFDETDPILRAWNDAFGGDLVKPKAEIPAELASHFRYPADMFKVQRDLLTRFHVNNANDFFNAPDFWAVPNDPAGRADAKQPPYYLLTQLPGQTEPRFQLTAAVTPREKQNLAALISGSYVDGKPHLEVLELNKDGRIPGPGQAQQLMENFDAARTQLNIWGTNVVKGNLLSLPYGGGMLYVEPIYLKSSNENPYPLMKKVLVSYGDKIAFEDTLQQGIQKLVAGTTGTPPVATPEQPPPPTTGSPTLAAAAAKVKQAIADLRAAQQSGNFEAYGKALAALEAAIKEFEAAGGNQPQTPASPAPPTPTPTPATTG
- a CDS encoding PDZ domain-containing protein, yielding MRRRGLTVVLGAAFAVLLLLGIGQVRVPYVVESAGPTVDTLTAVDENGELCDPAAKDAAKGCHEVISVTGDGGPAVSKSDGQLRLVTVNVQSSTDLLSVIRGWWSDEEAVVPYELLYPPDQTREEIDQQGQEAFQNSQTSAETAALRELGYPVRVTVSKVVEGGPSDGKLKVNDVIDTVDGTAVTSNGKLLELIQAKPAGTALKLGVTRDGAPATVEVTTKAASDTDSTPRVGIEVDTKQPHPFTLNIKLDDIAGPSAGLMFALGIIDKLTPEDLTGGKVIAGTGTIDDEGNVGPIGGIPQKLYGARDAGAKWFLTPVDNCAEAKANALPDLPLVKVATLDDALAALKTINAGGTPPSC